A window from Macaca thibetana thibetana isolate TM-01 chromosome 7, ASM2454274v1, whole genome shotgun sequence encodes these proteins:
- the LOC126958751 gene encoding olfactory receptor 4N2 translates to MESENGTVITEFILLGLTQSRDIQLLVFVLVLIFYFIILPGNFLIIFTIRSDPGLTAPLYFFLGNLAFLDASYSFIVAPRMLVDFLSEKKVISYRGCITQLFFLHFLGGGEGLLLVVMAFDRYIAICRPLHYSAVMNPRACYAMLLALWLGGFVHSIIQVVFILRLPFCGPNQLDNFFCDVPQVIKLACTNTFVVELLMVFNSGLMTLLCFLGLLASYAVILCRIRGSSSEAKNKAMSTCTTHIIVIFFMFGPGIFIYTRPFRAFPADKVVSLFHTVIFPLLNPVIYTLRNQEVKASMKKVFNKHIA, encoded by the coding sequence ATGGAAAGCGAGAACGGAACAGTGATAACAGAATTCATCCTCCTTGGTCTGACCCAGTCTCGAGATATTCAGCTCCTGGTCTTTGTActagttttaattttctacttcATCATCCTCCCTGgaaattttctcattattttcaccATAAGGTCAGACCCTGGACTCACAGCCcccctctatttctttctgggCAACTTGGCCTTCCTGGATGCATCCTACTCCTTCATTGTGGCTCCCAGGATGTTGGTGGACTTCCTCTCTGAGAAGAAGGTAATCTCCTACAGAGGCTGCATCACTCAGCTCTTTTTCTTACACTTCcttggaggaggggagggattACTCCTTGTTGTGATGGCCTTTGACCGCTACATCGCCATCTGCCGGCCTCTGCACTATTCAGCTGTCATGAACCCTAGAGCCTGCTATGCAATGTTGTTGGCTCTGTGGCTTGGGGGTTTTGTTCACTCCATTATCCAGGTGGTCTTCATCCTCCGCTTGCCTTTTTGTGGCCCAAATCAACTGGATAACTTCTTCTGTGATGTCCCACAGGTCATCAAGCTGGCCTGCACCAACACGTTTGTGGTAGAGCTTCTGATGGTCTTCAACAGCGGCCTGATGACACTTCTGTGCTTTCTGGGGCTTCTGGCCTCCTATGCAGTCATTCTTTGTCGCATACGAGGGTCTTCTTCTGAGGCGAAAAACAAGGCCATGTCCACATGCACCACCCATATCATTGTTATATTCTTCATGTTTGGACCTGGCATCTTCATCTACACGCGCCCCTTCAGGGCTTTCCCAGCTGACAAGGTGGTTTCTCTCTTCCATACAGTGATTTTTCCTTTGTTGAATCCTGTCATTTACACTCTTCGCAACCAGGAAGTGAAAGCTTCCATGAAAAAGGTGTTTAATAAGCACATAGCCtga